The genomic window CGGAATCTTACGTGCGGACAGACAAATCGATTTGACTGTTAATACtgattaaatataaatacactTTATATGGCCGCAACTGTCTGCTTCAATGCCTGGCCAGCTTCGGCAGAGGTATAATAGGAATTTTAATGATGTAGTTGTTATTTTGATTGCTAAGCTATCCAATCCTTTACTTTCAGATATTATGAGACTGGTAGTTTTAAAGCTGGTGTTATTGGCGGCTCCAAACCGAAAGTGGCCACTCCTCCGGTTGTAGATGCAATAGCAAACTATAAACGCGAAAATCCCACAATGTTTGCTTGGGAAATACGAGATCGACTTTTGGCAGAAGCTATATGTTCCCAGGATAATGTTCCCAGTGTTTCTTCTATAAACCGGTAAGAAAAtgttagaaaatatttttagtcCCAATGAAACCTAATACAGATTACaacgtatgtatgtatgtatatgcgcACATCCGTTATGAGGATGGGATCTAAAGTTTGTTTGCTGTCATGCTGTTAACATCCGTATCCGTTTCCTTAAAAACTAAGCTTGAAATGAACCCAACTACAAGCAGTACTGAGTCTTTATATTCTACCAAAGCGTTCAtctaataaaaatatctaaGTAGTTTTTAGCGTTCATAATTGTGGCACAATGCTTGACACACGACCACAACACAAGCCACTTTCCCTTCTGACATCCGGTGTGGCTTTATTGCCGACAACATCATCGTAGAATCTTGGCCGTGCCACGTGGCAGTTCCGAAATCGACACTGCCCCACACTGCTATAATTTACGCGCATCCATTTTGACCATAATTTATGTTGGTGGCATTCAACGATGCTACCGAGAGGCAGCTGCAAAAACAGCTGaatataattcttttattttaaagtaaaatgtcattttaaaaatgtcataGCACCAGGCTTCAGCAGAATATGATACAAATGCAACGAAATTGTTTTCTTCATTTCGTTGCAAATAACTTATTATTAATCCCCACTGGCTCTCAAAGTTTTACATTTATACatctaatttattttcatgAAGTCCTTTTATGCTATATTTAAGTTAGTAGTACCTTTCGATTAAAATAACACTTTCATAATGTAGTagtgttatttttaatatgaTTCCGTTCACagtaattataatatttataagcTAGCAAAGACATCTGTAAATTTCatacaaaaatttaagtttaagaaaaatttttgaaactttaatctaaatttaaacaaatgatTACAATTTATTATCTGTTGATCGAGTATTACAAATGGCAAGTCGCACTTGATTCTATTTTTGCAGgctaaacaatttaattggaattataatttttaaccGTGCCCGACACGTGCAGCCATAATCAATTCGATTCGTATTACCACTAGTACCCCGCAAAAAGTAACAAAAGTCTAGGCTGGCATGTGGCCGTTGGTAATGCAAAAGTCGCGACGGACAAGGGTAATTCATGGCATAATcaaggaaaaagaaaaaatttcaTAATGCGACAATGTGTGATGTGATGGCACTTGAGCGATTATTAGGGTGGCGGTGATTCAATCGAATAACAATTGTGCGTACGGCGGCGGCAGGACTCCCCCTTATACTGATTCCCAGGAGACTGTCACTTAATAAAGTGACTTTCATAGCACTCAACCAATTTTAGTTTTCAGCCCTCCACTCAAATACATTGAAATGTGCATGTAGCGGGATGTACTTTTCTCGCATCCCAAACATATGTCTCAATTGTGTGCACTGTCCATATATCCAATTGCTCATCCCGTTTCAAGCTAGTActcaaaaaaaatgaaaacctaaAACTGTTGTCTTCAGGACACGAACTGGGCAGAATTAACTTCTGCCCTTACAACCCTCTGTAGCATATGGTTACCTTaatctgaaaaaaaaattgtcaaatgtACTTAAATCAATGCAATCCCTGAAGTCCAATGATTCTTAATAGGTGCACTAGGTCGCCGCGATTTGTAATTATAAAAGTTTATAGCAAGAGTGTAAAGGAAACACCGACTCGACCGGCTTAGCAGCCCTGGAGTCTGCATACCTTATCTATGCCGCTTAGACGGACAGCCAGAAGGATAGAGGGACATTGCTGTATGGATTTTGCTAGCAGAGCTGAccaaaaagatatatatacagTAGAATCCAGTTATAACGACTCCTCTTATAGCGTCAGACCGGTTATTCCGACGGAAACTCGATGGCTTGGTTGGTCACCATACAAAGTCATATAAGGACCTCCGGTTAGTACGTCTCCGCTTTTAGCGACAAACCGCTTATACCAAGACGATTTTTCAGAATTCAACCGGATATTGCGACattccaaaaaaaatacaacgaAATAATGCCGACCATTTTAAGAATCTAACGACTCTGTTAGAAATGAATGCAACTATCAGTAACCGAcgtcacaaaaatgtttatagcGTGCGTGTGCAGACCTCATGCCTATATTCCATGAGATGTCTCGTTATATTTCtagttttttctgctttttatacccgttactcgtaaagtaaaagggtatactagattcgttgaaaagtatgtaacaggcagaaggaagcgtttccgaccatataaagtatatatattcttgatcaggatcaatagtcgagtcgatctggccatgtccgtctgtccgtccgtctgtctgtccgtctgtccgtctgtccgtctgtctgtctgtccgtccgtatgaacgctgagatctcaggaactacaaaagctagaaagtttagattgggcatacagactccagagacatagacgcagcgcaagtttgtcgattcatgttgccacgcccactctaacgcccacaaaccgcccaatactgccacgcccacacttttgaaaaatgttttgatattttttcatttttgtattggtcttgtaaatttctatcaatttgccaaaaaccgttttgccacgcccactctaacgcccacaaaccgcccaaagctgccacgcccacacttttgaaaaatgtttagatattttttcatttttatattagtcgtctaaatttctatcgatttgccaaaaaactttttgccacgcccactctaacgcccacaaacctgcacttctactagctgagtaacgggtatcagatagtcggggaactcgactatagcgttctctcttgtttcttatGAAAAACcgtgttatttaattaaatttattaaattttttgtttgattaaaaaattaatttgttttatgttaaaacTTATTACAAACATGGCAaccataaaataaacaaaaaaaaaatttttttttacacctTTCTGTTAGTGCGTCTTCCGGGTATAACGACGTAAAATCGTTGGTCCCTTGAAAGTTGCTATAACCAGATTCTACTGTATATCTCGTCCGGAACCTTTCCTTTTATTTGCTATAGTATTTGTTCTTAGTCATTTGTTATAGTGTTTATagtaaattgtttatattataGTATCGtattattacaattttattgtaatttgtgTTAGTTCTATTCACGCGTCATGCAGTTTCGATTCAAATAGCTTTGGCACTACCATTATAATGCCCACAACTCTGTAGAGACACCCAGAAGTACTTCATAATTTAAGATTTTAAATCGTAGGTAGTAGGTAATATTACTGCGAAGGTGATCGTGGCCAACCTGGAGAACTTTCCTttgaactcgactatagcggGGTCTcctgtttttaattttttatacaaaCCGAACTGTTCATTGCAGTCATACGGGAATTCTTGATTTGGTGATAACTATGATAACTATGTTACAAGAGAAGGTTCATTGCTCATTCGTTCTGGTCAAATCCGTCTATCCGTATAAACGCTGACTATAAAACCCAGACGGTTTCTATTGATCAAGCATATTCTAAAGACGAACACGCAGCGCATCTTTAGTTCAGAAGATAaacacacccactctaacgcccatatCTACCGCTCCCACCCtttcaaaaattgttggaTTTTGTTTTACTCAATCTTTTGTCTTGCCAATTTTTATCGTCATTCTGGACACCATTCTGGTCAAGCGCAATCTAACGGACagaaaccgccaaaaactatttGGCTCAtatagtttaattaaaattgttttcaccAGACTATTTCATAGGCTTACCAATTCTATTTCTACGCTAACAAAATGTTGAACTTTGTCCTTAGCAATGTTTCTGATAGGAGGAAAGCAACTattgcgttctctcttgtttttcagTGCGCGTAAACACAAATTGCTAGAGGGGTATTACTTGTAGAGTGGATTGAGTTTACCAactaattttttatttaagtcaCTTAAATTCGTGTCACTCATTTTCAGAATTGTAAGGAATAAAGCCGCCGAGAAAGCCAAACACGTtcatcatcaccagcagcaccatGTTCCACAGAGTCTCGGAGGGGGACATATTGCAACGGAAAGTCTTGACAGCAGCACTGGAACGAATGGGGAACCGCAGCCACCAACTAGTAATAGCAGTGCTAATTCCGCAAACACAAACGTATCGGCTACGGCGAGTGTACACGCATCTATTCCGACGTCAGGCACTGATTCTGTCCAAGTTTCAGTCGGTCATATCATTGGCAATAGCAATGAAACCAGGCATATAAACTCAGCGACTGAACAACGAACGACTGGATATAGCATAAATGGAATTTTGGGAATACAACATGGCCACCACTCtcacaacaacaataacaacagtagcgtaaacaataacaataacacgGAATCAAGTTGTAAACGCAAAAGAATTGAAGCTCATGGTAAGTTTTTCTATAGTGAATATGcctttaaactatttaaaaaacaattacttAATATCTGAACAACGGAAgaaaagcttaaaaaaaaaaccgagaTAATCTACGTGTGGTAAAAATATGGAACACGAAACCAAAAATTGCCTTGTGGTGTCGTTACTTTAGATATTTTGCACTGCTTGGCGGACAAACCAAAAAGATTTAATCTTATTTGAAGCAACCCTCACGTTGCTTATAATAATTCCAAGCTGTTCAAAATATCTAGCTCTTctaaaaatgttatttcaaATTCTTTTGGGAATAAACTGCCGTTCACTTGTGCCAAATTTGTTTCAATAAAACAGATCGTGGCTGAAGTGGTAATATTAAATGCATTAAGGGTTAAAGCCAAATGAACAACTCAAAACCATTTCGgataattttgtaatttccTTGTGTTTTTTGgtaatatttaagaaaaacaCTATTGTGAGTAAGatgaaaaaaacaattaaaacgaTTTAGTAAGTGCTCCATTGCTTAGGTACTAATTAAGAAATAGGTATTGATTAATTTCATAGTAAATCGTTAAAAAGCTGATGTAATTTTTGTAGCCAAACGGGCGAATATAggtttgattaaaaaatagaCTGACCGCCAAAAATGTCTTTATATAAATTATCGGGAATAAGTTGCTGACATTGTGAGGGGTATGCAACAACATCTGGACTATTACCCATTACATTATTCTCCGCAAGGGTAAACAAgcaaaatatatgaaatatcGTTATAAGGGTGCTTgatgtatttatatttgcattaCCGTCAATGAAATAGTGTCTATTAACTTACAAACGCACTTAGGCGGCACGTGCATATAAAAAAATGACTTTTCTTCaccaaaatataaataaaaaaattatctGATTATTCAAATTTTAGATGAGAACCGTGACGCAAATATACATTCCGAAGATGATGGAAAACGGCAGCGTATGTCAACGTACAGTGGCGATCAACTGTATCCAAATGTGAGTGTTTAAATACTTGAAACATATATTTACACACGTTGATATTATGTATTAcgtaaaacaagagagaatgctatagtcgagttccccgactatctgatacccgttactcaacaAGTGAAAATGcgaagaaatttcaacattaaaattttttgtagtttgtgggcgttagaatgggcacggcaaaaagtttttctgcagatcgatagaaatttacaagactaacaaacatgaatcaacaaacttgctcTGCGTCTATGCCTCTGGAAactgtatgtttaatctcaactctCTAgcttctttattattatttatattataaattatatggtcggaaacgcttccttctgcctgttacaacaaatctagtataccctttttaGCTTACGAGTAACTTAGTAATAAAATAACTtagtaataaaataattaatttatatatttagaCCAAAGTTCTTTACTTGTGGTGACTTCAGTTAATCTTTTAGGCATACTCCCACAACAAATTGTTGACCATTTCTTTTTGGGAATTCGTTTTCATTCCGCTGAAACACGATCCCAAAGCCTACTTTTCACGATTGactaaaaattttcaaatttgtcCGGGCCTTTGGGCTGGACACTCTGTTAACTGAGCCCACTTTTTGTCAAGCTCACGAcattattttcgattttctcTTTCTCAGTTTTACTTAGCAAATCcacaaattctttaaattttgtaaataaatcaCATAAACGACTTGGTTCGTTAAtgctaattatacccgttactcgtttCCGagtaaaaaacattttgctacgcccacaaaccgctaaaaactgtcagtgttaaagagCCTTCTTCcaggaaacaaataaaactaagTCCTTTTTGTATTTCAGATTTGGTCAGGAAAATGGTGTATAAAGGATGAGCACAAGCTCCTTGCCGAGCTAGGCAATTTGACAACAGGCACCGGAAATTGTGCTGCTGCAGCCTACTACGAAGCATCGAACGGATTTTCAACAAACCCAATAACAGGATCTGGTCCCACAGTATCTGGCAGCGATACTTCTATGTTGTACGACAGTATTACAACGATTTCGCAAACTCAGAGTTCACTTTATACACCAGCAATCGGACCTTCAATTGGTAAGTTATGCTGTCCAtagtttttaaaatcattttcgTTCTTTCATTGTATAATTATTTGgtacatttttgttaatataatttccaatttattttttcctatatttattttcctttgtAAACGTAACCTGTGAAGGAGCCAGTTCGCTTACCCCGTTAGTTCCTATTAGTATGCATGAAATGAAGTTTAGCACAAATTCAATACAGGAACAAACAGTCCCTCCTTTTTACACAGGTAAGGAACGAAAAAATTGGTGAATTTTGTCTAGTCCTGCTAGTTTTAAAGCTTAGAAggttattaaataaaaacagaattACAGCTCATAACCCCGTTTTACAATTCGTAAAAAAAGGGCATAGTAGTTTTAAAACTACTATTATTCTATATTTAGTCAGATCTCTGACCAGGATACCTATTACACCTAAATGAGAGGTTACTTAAGTTCAATCCGCATAACAGCAAAAGCTTGCGGCATTTTAAAAACTCATCGATAACGACggtaaatttgatttatttattaaaagatACAAACTTGCAAATACGCCTTCTAGTCATTAACatcgaatttttttttctttataaaaaaaagaacataCATATGTTGCACTTATAcgagaaaagcaaaaaaacataaaatagcACTACATTTTTACGATACAAAAGTATTCCAAGATTAGATATCTTTTAATTCCATTGCATATATATTAGCTCTAGCATTTGACGGAAACTACACATCAATGAACAGTGTGGAAACTTGTTCATCCTTAGTCGGGCAAGAACACATTGTTGTGACAGAAAGCTCGGATCCGACAATTCTTTGCCCGATTAGTACTAGGATTTCGCCAGACAATACGGAAAATAATAGTACCTGTGTTAAGGAGTCCCTGACTAATAGTGATGGAGGCAGAGAAGATAATAATACGGAACCTGAAAAGTCCAACTCTAATTCGCAATCCAGTGATCATATTGCTTTGCCACATCTACATCATATAGAAGAAGAGCAATTGAGAGGAAATAGGCGATCACACTTAAACACAAGTACACATCCATCTTCTCTAATACTTCTGCAGGCGAGCGGAGGAACATCGTCACTAAATATAAGCCCGTCTGACAATCGATCAGACGTTGAACTCAATCTAAGTAACAACGTAGGTCTTTATTCAACACCTACAGTGCTGCCAAGTTTTAATCACTACTCCGCAGGCAAGT from Drosophila santomea strain STO CAGO 1482 chromosome 4, Prin_Dsan_1.1, whole genome shotgun sequence includes these protein-coding regions:
- the LOC120454895 gene encoding paired box protein Pax-5 isoform X7; amino-acid sequence: MDLSTAYRYNQNMMEYYTCHGGVNQLGGVFVNGRPLPDVVRQRIVELAHNGVRPCDISRQLRVSHGCVSKILSRYYETGSFKAGVIGGSKPKVATPPVVDAIANYKRENPTMFAWEIRDRLLAEAICSQDNVPSVSSINRIVRNKAAEKAKHVHHHQQHHVPQSLGGGHIATESLDSSTGTNGEPQPPTSNSSANSANTNVSATASVHASIPTSGTDSVQVSVGHIIGNSNETRHINSATEQRTTGYSINGILGIQHGHHSHNNNNNSSVNNNNNTESSCKRKRIEAHDENRDANIHSEDDGKRQRMSTYSGDQLYPNIWSGKWCIKDEHKLLAELGNLTTGTGNCAAAAYYEASNGFSTNPITGSGPTVSGSDTSMLYDSITTISQTQSSLYTPAIGPSIGCSSVGPGSDYAYNPAYTQYGGAYGSYGYGTGSGLINSSYYYENGQTQLPLTQDLRSPLAATRANSLASAASPGSGSACTKSESSDIFLA
- the LOC120454895 gene encoding uncharacterized protein DDB_G0281497 isoform X4; the protein is MMEYYTCHGGVNQLGGVFVNGRPLPDVVRQRIVELAHNGVRPCDISRQLRVSHGCVSKILSRYYETGSFKAGVIGGSKPKVATPPVVDAIANYKRENPTMFAWEIRDRLLAEAICSQDNVPSVSSINRIVRNKAAEKAKHVHHHQQHHVPQSLGGGHIATESLDSSTGTNGEPQPPTSNSSANSANTNVSATASVHASIPTSGTDSVQVSVGHIIGNSNETRHINSATEQRTTGYSINGILGIQHGHHSHNNNNNSSVNNNNNTESSCKRKRIEAHDENRDANIHSEDDGKRQRMSTYSGDQLYPNIWSGKWCIKDEHKLLAELGNLTTGTGNCAAAAYYEASNGFSTNPITGSGPTVSGSDTSMLYDSITTISQTQSSLYTPAIGPSIGASSLTPLVPISMHEMKFSTNSIQEQTVPPFYTALAFDGNYTSMNSVETCSSLVGQEHIVVTESSDPTILCPISTRISPDNTENNSTCVKESLTNSDGGREDNNTEPEKSNSNSQSSDHIALPHLHHIEEEQLRGNRRSHLNTSTHPSSLILLQASGGTSSLNISPSDNRSDVELNLSNNVGLYSTPTVLPSFNHYSAGCSSVGPGSDYAYNPAYTQYGGAYGSYGYGTGSGLINSSYYYENGQTQLPLTQDLRSPLAATRANSLASAASPGSGSACTKSESSDIFLA
- the LOC120454895 gene encoding putative uncharacterized protein DDB_G0277255 isoform X2, with amino-acid sequence MLIMDVQTSSHHSHGLGTLSHELQHRILQPHILHLSQEESPNTSTAQLEHDSQNLQQHHLSHHQQHVVPPTLHNLQNSRTGDSLSTTINTNQNRQGHQHLSGSNVYTSPQMEDKSKANKFDEYSNRILINVSDTNTTPSANNFMSQAQGVEWITAMNEVPNGAEDSHSSQGSISGDGHGGVNQLGGVFVNGRPLPDVVRQRIVELAHNGVRPCDISRQLRVSHGCVSKILSRYYETGSFKAGVIGGSKPKVATPPVVDAIANYKRENPTMFAWEIRDRLLAEAICSQDNVPSVSSINRIVRNKAAEKAKHVHHHQQHHVPQSLGGGHIATESLDSSTGTNGEPQPPTSNSSANSANTNVSATASVHASIPTSGTDSVQVSVGHIIGNSNETRHINSATEQRTTGYSINGILGIQHGHHSHNNNNNSSVNNNNNTESSCKRKRIEAHDENRDANIHSEDDGKRQRMSTYSGDQLYPNIWSGKWCIKDEHKLLAELGNLTTGTGNCAAAAYYEASNGFSTNPITGSGPTVSGSDTSMLYDSITTISQTQSSLYTPAIGPSIGASSLTPLVPISMHEMKFSTNSIQEQTVPPFYTALAFDGNYTSMNSVETCSSLVGQEHIVVTESSDPTILCPISTRISPDNTENNSTCVKESLTNSDGGREDNNTEPEKSNSNSQSSDHIALPHLHHIEEEQLRGNRRSHLNTSTHPSSLILLQASGGTSSLNISPSDNRSDVELNLSNNVGLYSTPTVLPSFNHYSAGCSSVGPGSDYAYNPAYTQYGGAYGSYGYGTGSGLISN
- the LOC120454895 gene encoding paired box protein Pax-5 isoform X3 codes for the protein MLIMDVQTSSHHSHGLGTLSHELQHRILQPHILHLSQEESPNTSTAQLEHDSQNLQQHHLSHHQQHVVPPTLHNLQNSRTGDSLSTTINTNQNRQGHQHLSGSNVYTSPQMEDKSKANKFDEYSNRILINVSDTNTTPSANNFMSQAQGVEWITAMNEVPNGAEDSHSSQGSISGDGHGGVNQLGGVFVNGRPLPDVVRQRIVELAHNGVRPCDISRQLRVSHGCVSKILSRYYETGSFKAGVIGGSKPKVATPPVVDAIANYKRENPTMFAWEIRDRLLAEAICSQDNVPSVSSINRIVRNKAAEKAKHVHHHQQHHVPQSLGGGHIATESLDSSTGTNGEPQPPTSNSSANSANTNVSATASVHASIPTSGTDSVQVSVGHIIGNSNETRHINSATEQRTTGYSINGILGIQHGHHSHNNNNNSSVNNNNNTESSCKRKRIEAHDENRDANIHSEDDGKRQRMSTYSGDQLYPNIWSGKWCIKDEHKLLAELGNLTTGTGNCAAAAYYEASNGFSTNPITGSGPTVSGSDTSMLYDSITTISQTQSSLYTPAIGPSIGASSLTPLVPISMHEMKFSTNSIQEQTVPPFYTGCSSVGPGSDYAYNPAYTQYGGAYGSYGYGTGSGLINSSYYYENGQTQLPLTQDLRSPLAATRANSLASAASPGSGSACTKSESSDIFLA
- the LOC120454895 gene encoding paired box protein Pax-2 isoform X6, translated to MLIMDVQTSSHHSHGLGTLSHELQHRILQPHILHLSQEESPNTSTAQLEHDSQNLQQHHLSHHQQHVVPPTLHNLQNSRTGDSLSTTINTNQNRQGHQHLSGSNVYTSPQMEDKSKANKFDEYSNRILINVSDTNTTPSANNFMSQAQGVEWITAMNEVPNGAEDSHSSQGSISGDGHGGVNQLGGVFVNGRPLPDVVRQRIVELAHNGVRPCDISRQLRVSHGCVSKILSRYYETGSFKAGVIGGSKPKVATPPVVDAIANYKRENPTMFAWEIRDRLLAEAICSQDNVPSVSSINRIVRNKAAEKAKHVHHHQQHHVPQSLGGGHIATESLDSSTGTNGEPQPPTSNSSANSANTNVSATASVHASIPTSGTDSVQVSVGHIIGNSNETRHINSATEQRTTGYSINGILGIQHGHHSHNNNNNSSVNNNNNTESSCKRKRIEAHDENRDANIHSEDDGKRQRMSTYSGDQLYPNIWSGKWCIKDEHKLLAELGNLTTGTGNCAAAAYYEASNGFSTNPITGSGPTVSGSDTSMLYDSITTISQTQSSLYTPAIGPSIGASSLTPLVPISMHEMKFSTNSIQEQTVPPFYTGCSSVGPGSDYAYNPAYTQYGGAYGSYGYGTGSGLISN
- the LOC120454895 gene encoding paired box protein Pax-5 isoform X5, with product MLIMDVQTSSHHSHGLGTLSHELQHRILQPHILHLSQEESPNTSTAQLEHDSQNLQQHHLSHHQQHVVPPTLHNLQNSRTGDSLSTTINTNQNRQGHQHLSGSNVYTSPQMEDKSKANKFDEYSNRILINVSDTNTTPSANNFMSQAQGVEWITAMNEVPNGAEDSHSSQGSISGDGHGGVNQLGGVFVNGRPLPDVVRQRIVELAHNGVRPCDISRQLRVSHGCVSKILSRYYETGSFKAGVIGGSKPKVATPPVVDAIANYKRENPTMFAWEIRDRLLAEAICSQDNVPSVSSINRIVRNKAAEKAKHVHHHQQHHVPQSLGGGHIATESLDSSTGTNGEPQPPTSNSSANSANTNVSATASVHASIPTSGTDSVQVSVGHIIGNSNETRHINSATEQRTTGYSINGILGIQHGHHSHNNNNNSSVNNNNNTESSCKRKRIEAHDENRDANIHSEDDGKRQRMSTYSGDQLYPNIWSGKWCIKDEHKLLAELGNLTTGTGNCAAAAYYEASNGFSTNPITGSGPTVSGSDTSMLYDSITTISQTQSSLYTPAIGPSIGCSSVGPGSDYAYNPAYTQYGGAYGSYGYGTGSGLINSSYYYENGQTQLPLTQDLRSPLAATRANSLASAASPGSGSACTKSESSDIFLA
- the LOC120454895 gene encoding uncharacterized protein DDB_G0281497 isoform X1, whose amino-acid sequence is MLIMDVQTSSHHSHGLGTLSHELQHRILQPHILHLSQEESPNTSTAQLEHDSQNLQQHHLSHHQQHVVPPTLHNLQNSRTGDSLSTTINTNQNRQGHQHLSGSNVYTSPQMEDKSKANKFDEYSNRILINVSDTNTTPSANNFMSQAQGVEWITAMNEVPNGAEDSHSSQGSISGDGHGGVNQLGGVFVNGRPLPDVVRQRIVELAHNGVRPCDISRQLRVSHGCVSKILSRYYETGSFKAGVIGGSKPKVATPPVVDAIANYKRENPTMFAWEIRDRLLAEAICSQDNVPSVSSINRIVRNKAAEKAKHVHHHQQHHVPQSLGGGHIATESLDSSTGTNGEPQPPTSNSSANSANTNVSATASVHASIPTSGTDSVQVSVGHIIGNSNETRHINSATEQRTTGYSINGILGIQHGHHSHNNNNNSSVNNNNNTESSCKRKRIEAHDENRDANIHSEDDGKRQRMSTYSGDQLYPNIWSGKWCIKDEHKLLAELGNLTTGTGNCAAAAYYEASNGFSTNPITGSGPTVSGSDTSMLYDSITTISQTQSSLYTPAIGPSIGASSLTPLVPISMHEMKFSTNSIQEQTVPPFYTALAFDGNYTSMNSVETCSSLVGQEHIVVTESSDPTILCPISTRISPDNTENNSTCVKESLTNSDGGREDNNTEPEKSNSNSQSSDHIALPHLHHIEEEQLRGNRRSHLNTSTHPSSLILLQASGGTSSLNISPSDNRSDVELNLSNNVGLYSTPTVLPSFNHYSAGCSSVGPGSDYAYNPAYTQYGGAYGSYGYGTGSGLINSSYYYENGQTQLPLTQDLRSPLAATRANSLASAASPGSGSACTKSESSDIFLA